Proteins encoded by one window of Nasonia vitripennis strain AsymCx chromosome 5, Nvit_psr_1.1, whole genome shotgun sequence:
- the LOC100119743 gene encoding lipase 3-like — translation MTSLWIFVNAIALLAASVVSAKVAPEVLDVLNEELQDLDFPEALNLTSSDLVLRDEHPHANMNVPEIVAYYEYKVEKHTIRTTDGYILGLHRIAGNKTHPKPDGKPAVFLMHGLLCSSMDWVVAGPGRGLGFILSDAGYDVWMGNARGNKYSRRHAELTTDGAEYWDFSWHEIGTKDLPVTIDYILKRTGHKKVAYIGHSQGSTAFTVMLSEHPEYNEKVTSMYSLAPISYLSHMTSPVFKTLARLMPVIDIVLGLIGKHEIDPTSEFFKKFAGIFCKDGSITNPVCTNVIFLICGYSEELLDKELLPAILAHTPAGSSTKQFTHFAQLVNSGHFRQFDHGWWGNFKKYSRFTPPSYKFENVKVPVALHYAVNDWLSHPKDVEKIYSKLPNPIGKFRVPHEKFNHLDFVWAKGVKTLLYDKVLSLLARYHRDY, via the exons ATGACGAGTTTGTGGATTTTCGTAAACGCGATCGCGCTGCTCGCGGCGAGTGTCGTCTCCGCGAAGGTGGCCCCGGAAGTGCTGGATGTTTTGAACGAGGAATTGCAAGATCTCGACTTTCCGGAAGCGCTTAATTTGACGAGTTCTGATTTGGTTCTGAGAGATGAACATCCGCACGCGAATATGAATGTC CCGGAGATCGTAGCTTACTATGAATACAAAGTGGAAAAACACACGATTCGAACGACCGATGGCTACATTCTCGGACTCCACAGAATTGCGGGAAACAAGACTCATCCGAAGCCAGATGGAAAACCAGCTGTGTTCCTAATGCATGGACTTCTTTGCAGTTCGATGGATTGGGTCGTCGCTGGTCCTGGAAGGGGTCTAG gTTTTATTCTGTCGGATGCCGGTTACGATGTTTGGATGGGAAACGCCAGGGGTAACAAATACTCTCGCAGACATGCTGAACTGACGACCGATGGCGCAGAGTACTGGGACTTCAG TTGGCATGAAATCGGCACGAAGGACTTGCCAGTAACGATCGACTACATTCTGAAGAGAACCGGGCACAAGAAGGTCGCTTACATCGGTCACAGTCAAGGAAGTACCGCATTTACGGTGATGCTGAGCGAACACCCCGAATACAACGAAAAGGTCACTTCCATGTATTCGCTTGCTCCGATTTCTTACTTGTCCCACATGACCAGTCCGGTGTTCAAGACTCTTGCGCGACTTATGCCTGTCATAGAC ATTGTCCTGGGTCTCATTGGCAAACACGAGATCGACCCTACGAGTGAGTTCTTTAAGAAATTCGCCGGAATCTTTTGTAAGGACGGTAGCATCACAAACCCGGTTTGCACTAATGTTATTTTTCTGATATGCGGCTACAGTGAAGAATTATTGGACAAG GAATTGCTACCAGCAATTCTGGCTCACACTCCAGCTGGATCAAGTACCAAGCAGTTCACTCACTTTGCTCAACTAGTGAATTCAG GACACTTCCGTCAATTCGATCACGGCTGGTGGGGtaatttcaagaaatattcgAGATTCACTCCCCCCTCGTACAAATTCGAAAACGTGAAAGTTCCCGTGGCCCTTCATTACGCCGTCAATGATTGGCTCTCTCATCCCAAG GACGTGGAGAAGATTTACTCAAAGCTGCCAAATCCGATCGGAAAGTTCCGGGTTCCTCACGAAAAATTCAATCACCTGGACTTTGTATGGGCGAAGGGTGTGAAAACTCTGCTCTACGACAAAGTTCTAAGCTTATTGGCACGATACCATCGCGATTATTGA